Proteins from one Pseudomonas sp. KBS0710 genomic window:
- a CDS encoding OprD family porin gives MHITYFILPFSLLAALPLAAAAVEDKPEGFIEGSRFNVLARTFYFNRDDRKGQSSPTGNGYSEALAQGLIGKFESGFTQGTVGFGLDAFGMYGLKLDSGTGRSGGKGSFGVLPVDSDNHPESGYSKFGGAAKLRVLDTVIKAGDVFPATPVVAAGDSRLLPQSFRGVTAQNTSLEGLSLQGGRLSGMSQPSESGMNKGFATFYAGKVDSPWIGYFGGDYTVNKHLSVSLYSSRLKDAWDQYYVGTNASYPLSEDVSLFGDVNYYKAVDEGKKLLGEFNNNIWSARLGVKVGAHSLALSHQRNNGNDDFDYLRQSDSIFLNNSIQYSDFNSPKERSWMARYDLDMQAFGIPGLSFMTRYAKGTGADYSNANAVYMRRDAAGNPLTDQRRWERDIEAKYVVQSGSLKDLSLRLRQATVRSSAFESDLEEVRLIAEYPLVAL, from the coding sequence ATGCACATTACTTACTTCATCCTTCCCTTTTCCTTGCTGGCCGCGCTGCCCCTGGCGGCCGCGGCCGTAGAGGACAAGCCCGAAGGTTTTATCGAAGGCAGCCGCTTCAACGTGCTGGCGCGCACGTTTTACTTCAACCGTGATGACCGCAAGGGCCAGTCCAGCCCTACCGGCAACGGCTACTCCGAAGCCTTGGCGCAGGGCTTGATCGGCAAATTCGAGTCCGGGTTTACCCAAGGCACGGTTGGCTTCGGCCTGGATGCCTTTGGCATGTATGGCCTCAAGCTCGACTCGGGCACCGGTCGCAGCGGCGGCAAGGGTTCGTTCGGCGTACTGCCGGTAGACAGCGACAACCACCCCGAAAGTGGTTACAGCAAATTCGGTGGCGCAGCGAAACTGCGGGTGCTGGATACGGTAATCAAAGCCGGCGACGTGTTCCCCGCCACACCGGTGGTCGCCGCTGGCGATTCGCGCCTGTTGCCGCAAAGCTTTCGCGGCGTCACCGCGCAGAACACCAGCCTTGAGGGCTTGAGCCTGCAAGGCGGGCGCCTGAGCGGTATGAGCCAGCCGAGTGAAAGTGGCATGAACAAGGGCTTTGCGACCTTCTATGCAGGCAAGGTCGACTCACCCTGGATCGGCTATTTCGGTGGTGACTACACCGTCAACAAACACCTGAGTGTCAGCCTGTACAGCAGCCGTTTAAAAGACGCCTGGGACCAGTACTACGTCGGTACCAACGCCAGTTACCCGCTGAGCGAAGACGTGTCCTTGTTCGGCGACGTCAACTATTACAAGGCCGTGGATGAAGGCAAAAAACTGCTCGGCGAATTCAATAACAACATCTGGAGCGCCAGGCTTGGGGTCAAGGTCGGCGCCCACAGCCTGGCCCTCTCGCACCAGCGCAACAACGGCAATGACGACTTCGATTACCTGCGCCAGTCGGACTCGATCTTCCTCAACAACTCGATCCAGTACAGCGATTTCAACTCGCCCAAGGAGCGCTCATGGATGGCGCGCTACGACCTGGACATGCAGGCCTTCGGCATTCCCGGCCTGTCATTCATGACCCGCTACGCCAAAGGCACCGGCGCCGACTACAGCAATGCCAACGCGGTGTACATGCGCCGCGATGCGGCGGGTAACCCGCTGACCGATCAACGCCGTTGGGAACGGGATATCGAGGCCAAGTATGTGGTGCAAAGTGGCAGCCTCAAGGATTTGTCCTTGCGTTTACGCCAAGCCACTGTGCGCTCCAGTGCATTCGAGTCAGACCTGGAGGAAGTTCGCTTGATTGCAGAGTATCCACTGGTTGCACTGTGA
- a CDS encoding heavy metal sensor histidine kinase: MRTGSLSMRLGLTVSLMGAGLVLLLATLAYVALTHELEKLARKNLESKMEQIQHSLAQGLDANRIRARPHSLMDLVIGHDNFYLTIVGTAPDESVLLSIGAKPQEPLLTDFTPKETLGYLNWADSNGNQVLSASSLMRLANGERVRVLLSLDRMDDQALLSAYLRATLIALPMLLILIGMGAWWLVQRGLAPLKQFSHVAAKVTTQDLTHRLSVDNLPHELGELAHGFNVMLDRLDAGVQQLSQFSDDLAHEMRAPLTNLMGKAQVTLSRQRPPEEYKAVLESNTEELERLARIVSDMLFLAQVSHPAARGSFTQVSLADEAHRVIDLFALSAEDKQLTLTLSGDAQVQGDRLMIQRALSNLLSNAIRHSPAQSHISMLVEAYGNQVALSVGNPGPGIEAQHLPHLFERFYRVDSSRARTEGGTGLGLAIVQSIMALHQGQADVRSLPGGFTLFRLVFPLPCDAPTGTAPAAPARSAT, from the coding sequence ATGAGAACCGGCAGTTTGTCGATGCGCCTTGGCTTGACGGTCAGCCTGATGGGCGCCGGCCTGGTGCTGTTGCTGGCGACCCTGGCGTACGTGGCACTGACCCACGAATTGGAAAAGCTCGCGCGCAAGAACCTGGAAAGCAAGATGGAGCAAATCCAGCACAGCCTGGCCCAAGGCCTGGATGCCAACCGCATCCGTGCCCGCCCGCACTCGTTGATGGACCTGGTGATCGGCCACGACAATTTCTACCTGACCATCGTCGGCACCGCGCCGGATGAAAGCGTACTGCTGAGCATCGGCGCCAAGCCCCAGGAGCCTTTGCTCACAGACTTCACCCCCAAGGAAACCCTTGGCTACCTCAATTGGGCCGACAGCAATGGCAACCAGGTGCTCAGCGCCTCCAGCCTGATGCGCCTGGCCAATGGCGAAAGGGTGCGCGTGCTGCTGTCGCTGGATCGCATGGACGACCAGGCGTTGCTCAGTGCCTACCTGCGCGCCACTTTGATTGCCCTGCCGATGCTGCTGATCCTGATCGGCATGGGCGCCTGGTGGTTGGTACAACGCGGGCTCGCGCCGTTGAAGCAGTTCAGCCATGTGGCGGCCAAAGTCACCACCCAGGACCTGACCCACCGTTTATCCGTCGACAACCTGCCCCATGAGCTGGGCGAATTGGCCCATGGCTTCAATGTGATGCTCGACCGCCTGGACGCGGGCGTGCAACAGCTGTCGCAATTCTCCGACGACCTGGCCCACGAAATGCGCGCGCCCCTGACCAACCTGATGGGCAAGGCCCAGGTGACGCTGTCCCGCCAGCGGCCACCGGAGGAATACAAAGCGGTGCTGGAGTCCAACACCGAAGAGCTCGAACGCCTGGCGCGCATCGTCTCCGACATGCTGTTTCTGGCCCAGGTCAGCCATCCGGCCGCGCGGGGCTCATTTACCCAAGTGTCGCTCGCGGACGAAGCCCATCGGGTGATAGATTTGTTTGCCCTGAGTGCCGAAGACAAACAACTGACCCTGACCCTCAGCGGCGATGCCCAGGTGCAGGGCGACCGCCTGATGATTCAGCGCGCCCTGTCCAATCTGCTGTCCAATGCCATTCGCCACAGCCCGGCGCAATCGCATATTTCAATGCTGGTGGAGGCCTATGGCAATCAGGTTGCGCTGTCAGTCGGCAACCCCGGCCCCGGGATCGAAGCGCAGCACTTGCCGCACCTGTTCGAACGTTTCTACCGCGTCGACAGCAGCCGCGCCCGCACCGAAGGCGGCACCGGGCTGGGCCTGGCCATCGTGCAATCCATCATGGCCCTGCACCAGGGGCAGGCTGACGTGCGCAGCCTGCCCGGTGGCTTTACCTTGTTTAGGCTGGTGTTTCCTCTTCCTTGCGATGCGCCCACTGGTACAGCGCCGGCAGCACCAGCAAGGTCAGCAACGTAG
- a CDS encoding heavy metal response regulator transcription factor, translated as MRILVVEDEQKTADYLQQGLNESGYVVDCASNGIDGLHLAGQHAYELVILDVNLPGKDGWEVLEQLRRNGTQRVMMLTARGRLADKIKGLDMGADDYLVKPFEFPELLARVRTLLRRSEHIPQPDVFRVLDLELDPRRHRAYRGTRRIDLTTKEFALLQVLMRQTGEVLTRTQIISLVWDMNFDCDTNVVEVSISRLRAKVDDQSEVKLIHTIRGVGYVLEARG; from the coding sequence ATGCGTATCCTTGTGGTTGAGGACGAGCAAAAAACTGCCGACTACCTGCAACAGGGCTTGAATGAAAGCGGCTATGTGGTGGACTGCGCGTCCAATGGCATCGACGGCCTGCACCTGGCCGGGCAGCACGCCTATGAGTTGGTCATTCTCGACGTCAACCTGCCGGGCAAGGATGGCTGGGAAGTGCTGGAGCAATTGCGCCGCAATGGCACGCAACGGGTGATGATGTTGACTGCCCGTGGCCGCCTGGCCGACAAGATCAAAGGCCTGGACATGGGCGCCGATGATTACTTGGTCAAACCTTTCGAATTTCCCGAGTTGCTGGCCCGGGTGCGTACCCTGTTGCGGCGCAGCGAACATATCCCGCAGCCAGACGTGTTCCGCGTATTGGACCTGGAGCTGGACCCGCGCCGCCATCGCGCCTATCGCGGCACCCGCCGTATAGACCTGACCACCAAGGAGTTCGCGCTGTTGCAGGTGCTGATGCGCCAGACCGGCGAAGTACTGACCCGCACGCAGATTATTTCCCTCGTGTGGGACATGAATTTCGACTGCGACACCAATGTGGTGGAAGTCTCCATCAGCCGCCTGCGGGCCAAGGTCGACGACCAGAGCGAGGTCAAGTTGATCCACACCATTCGCGGCGTGGGTTATGTGCTGGAGGCGCGCGGATGA
- a CDS encoding CusA/CzcA family heavy metal efflux RND transporter, translating to MFERLIQFAIEQRIIVLLAVLLMAGVGIASYQKLPIDAVPDITNVQVQINSAAAGFSPLETEQRITFPIETAMAGLPGLQQTRSLSRSGLSQVTVIFKDGTDLFFARQLVNERLQVARGQLPLGIETAMGPISTGLGEIFLWTVEAEDGARKDDGTPYTPTDLRVIQDWIIKPQLRNVPGVAEINTIGGFAKEYQIAPDPKRLAAYNLTLGDLVTALERNNANVGAGYIERSGEQLLIRAPGQVASIDDIANIVITSSDGTPIRVRNVAQVEIGRELRTGAATENGREVVLGTVFMLIGENSRTVSQAVAKKLAEINRSLPAGVVAVTVYDRTNLVEKAIATVKKNLFEGALLVVAVLFLFLGNIRAALITAMVIPLAMLFTFTGMFTNKVSANLMSLGALDFGIIVDGAVVIVENAIRRLAHAQQRHGRLLTRSERLHEVFAAAKEARRALIFGQLIIMVVYLPIFALTGVAGKMFHPMAFTVVIALLGAMILSVTFVPAAIALFVTGKVKEEENLVMRTARRVYAPVLDWVMTRRSLVFGLAVLTIVASGAVASRMGSEFIPSLSEGDFAQQALRVPGTSLSQSVQMQQQLEKILIAQVPEIERVFARTGTAEIASDPMPPNISDSYVMLKPKDQWPDPNKSREALIADIQRASAIVPGSAYELSQPIQLRFNELISGVRSDVAVKVFGDDMAVLNKTAGEIAETLQKLGGASEVKVEQTSGLPVLTINIDRDKAARFGLNVGDVQDTIAVAVGGRQAGTLYEGDRRFDMVVRLSDALRTDIEGLSRLLIPVPALAGSAAGQLGFIALSQVASLDLVLGPNQISRENGKRLVIVSANVRGRDIGSFVEEAETAISTQVKVPAGYWTTWGGQFEQLKEASERLRIVVPVALLLVFGLLFMMFNNLKDGLLVFTGIPFALTGGIMALWLRDIPLSISAGVGFIALSGVAVLNGLVMIAFIRNLREEGRSLALAVNEGALTRLRPVLMTALVASLGFIPMALATGTGAEVQRPLATVVIGGIISSTLLTLLVLPALYQWAHRKEEETPA from the coding sequence TCGCCAGCTATCAAAAGTTGCCCATCGACGCGGTGCCCGACATCACCAACGTGCAGGTGCAGATCAACTCGGCGGCGGCCGGTTTTTCACCGCTGGAAACCGAGCAACGCATCACTTTTCCGATTGAAACCGCCATGGCCGGGCTGCCGGGTCTGCAACAGACGCGTTCGCTGTCGCGTTCGGGGTTGTCCCAGGTGACGGTGATTTTCAAAGACGGCACCGACCTGTTCTTCGCCCGTCAATTGGTCAACGAGCGCCTGCAAGTGGCACGCGGGCAATTGCCGTTGGGTATCGAAACCGCGATGGGGCCGATTTCCACCGGCCTTGGGGAGATTTTCCTGTGGACCGTCGAGGCCGAAGACGGCGCGCGCAAGGACGACGGCACGCCCTACACGCCGACCGACCTGCGCGTGATCCAGGACTGGATCATCAAGCCGCAATTGCGCAATGTGCCGGGCGTGGCCGAGATCAACACCATCGGTGGTTTCGCCAAGGAATACCAGATAGCCCCGGACCCCAAGCGCCTGGCGGCCTACAACCTGACCTTGGGCGATCTGGTCACGGCGCTGGAGCGCAATAATGCCAACGTCGGCGCCGGTTATATCGAGCGCAGCGGCGAACAATTGCTGATCCGCGCGCCGGGGCAGGTGGCGTCCATTGATGATATCGCCAACATCGTCATCACCAGCTCCGACGGCACGCCGATCCGCGTGCGTAATGTGGCGCAGGTGGAAATCGGCCGTGAGTTGCGCACTGGTGCGGCCACCGAAAACGGGCGTGAAGTGGTGCTGGGCACGGTGTTTATGTTGATCGGTGAAAACAGCCGCACCGTGTCCCAGGCGGTGGCGAAGAAACTCGCAGAGATCAACCGCTCACTGCCCGCCGGTGTGGTCGCCGTGACGGTCTACGACCGTACCAACCTGGTGGAAAAAGCCATCGCCACCGTGAAGAAAAACCTTTTCGAAGGCGCGCTGTTGGTGGTCGCCGTACTGTTTCTGTTCCTCGGCAATATCCGCGCGGCGCTGATCACGGCGATGGTGATCCCGCTGGCGATGTTGTTCACTTTTACCGGCATGTTCACCAACAAAGTCAGCGCCAACCTGATGAGCCTGGGCGCGTTGGACTTCGGCATTATCGTCGACGGCGCGGTGGTGATCGTCGAAAACGCGATCCGCCGCCTGGCCCATGCACAGCAGCGGCACGGGCGGTTGTTAACGCGCAGCGAGCGCCTGCACGAAGTGTTCGCGGCGGCCAAGGAAGCACGGCGTGCGCTGATCTTCGGGCAACTGATCATCATGGTGGTTTACCTGCCGATCTTCGCCCTTACTGGCGTGGCCGGGAAGATGTTCCATCCCATGGCCTTCACTGTGGTGATTGCGCTGCTGGGCGCGATGATTCTGTCGGTGACGTTCGTGCCGGCCGCAATTGCCTTGTTTGTGACCGGCAAGGTCAAGGAAGAAGAAAACCTGGTGATGCGCACTGCACGTCGGGTCTATGCGCCGGTGCTGGATTGGGTGATGACGCGCCGTTCATTAGTGTTCGGTTTGGCAGTGCTGACCATCGTCGCCTCGGGCGCGGTGGCCAGTCGCATGGGCAGTGAGTTTATCCCCAGCCTCAGTGAAGGCGACTTCGCCCAGCAGGCTTTGCGCGTACCCGGTACCAGCCTGTCGCAATCGGTGCAGATGCAACAGCAGCTGGAAAAAATACTGATCGCCCAAGTGCCGGAAATCGAGCGTGTATTTGCGCGCACCGGCACGGCGGAAATCGCCTCCGACCCAATGCCGCCGAACATTTCCGACAGCTATGTGATGCTTAAACCGAAGGACCAATGGCCGGATCCGAACAAGTCCCGCGAAGCGCTGATCGCCGATATCCAACGCGCCAGTGCGATTGTGCCGGGCAGTGCGTATGAACTGTCGCAACCGATCCAGCTGCGCTTCAACGAGCTGATTTCCGGGGTACGCAGTGATGTGGCGGTGAAGGTGTTTGGCGATGATATGGCGGTGCTCAACAAGACCGCCGGGGAAATCGCCGAGACGTTGCAAAAGCTTGGTGGCGCCTCGGAGGTGAAGGTGGAACAGACCTCCGGCCTGCCAGTGCTGACGATCAATATCGACCGTGACAAAGCCGCACGTTTTGGCCTGAATGTGGGCGATGTGCAGGACACCATTGCCGTGGCCGTGGGTGGGCGCCAGGCCGGTACGTTGTACGAAGGCGACCGGCGTTTCGACATGGTGGTGCGGTTGTCCGACGCGTTGCGTACCGATATCGAGGGCTTGTCGCGGCTGTTGATCCCGGTGCCGGCGTTGGCCGGCAGTGCGGCGGGGCAGTTGGGCTTTATTGCCTTGTCCCAGGTGGCGAGCCTGGATCTGGTGCTCGGCCCGAACCAGATCAGCCGCGAGAACGGCAAGCGTCTGGTAATCGTCAGCGCCAACGTGCGTGGGCGCGATATTGGCTCGTTTGTTGAAGAGGCCGAGACGGCCATCAGCACCCAAGTGAAAGTGCCCGCCGGTTACTGGACCACCTGGGGCGGCCAGTTCGAACAGTTGAAGGAAGCCTCCGAGCGTTTGCGCATCGTGGTGCCGGTGGCGTTGCTGCTGGTGTTCGGGTTGCTGTTTATGATGTTCAACAACCTCAAGGATGGCTTGCTGGTGTTTACCGGGATTCCGTTCGCCTTGACCGGTGGCATCATGGCGCTGTGGCTACGCGATATTCCGCTATCAATCTCGGCGGGCGTGGGTTTTATCGCGTTGTCCGGTGTGGCGGTGCTGAACGGCCTGGTGATGATTGCCTTCATCCGCAACCTGCGTGAAGAAGGGCGCTCGTTAGCGTTGGCGGTCAACGAAGGCGCGCTGACACGCTTGCGCCCGGTGTTGATGACGGCGCTGGTAGCGTCACTTGGTTTTATCCCCATGGCGCTCGCCACCGGCACCGGCGCCGAAGTGCAGCGGCCGCTGGCAACGGTGGTGATCGGCGGGATTATTTCCTCTACGTTGCTGACCTTGCTGGTGCTGCCGGCGCTGTACCAGTGGGCGCATCGCAAGGAAGAGGAAACACCAGCCTAA